tgatcccaaacctccactgccttgtggctacatccagttatggaaaaggcttcaggagtcaacctcgaggcaaaatccggagccggagtccctgaggcaattcatggctgaacacagtcacattctggcaactcctgcgacgccgctggaaccaaccgtattggcttctgcctttccattggaccatttcagtgacgtggagaggggggatttgctgcatgggaaacagtctatcctccatatctacattactcAGGCTTcgtgtactggagaggacactgttccagagccaccattcagagcgcgacaccatagtcttccgagactgaaggatgccaacatatcaCCTTTGACACGTGTGCCATAGGTTTGCCATCCctgggctggataaagaaatatgaAACTGAATCCTAAGAACAAATTTTGCACGAGTGGATGAAGTTCTGTTGTGGAAGCGTGGAGAGGAGAGAGGCAATTTCCATCAGTCACTCTTTTCCTCTGCAGCCCTCACAGCTCCTTCTGGGACAATCCAGAGCAGATTTTTGGGAGGCACAGTgggctgcagagggaagggggatCACTGGAAATCCCCCTTGTACAGATAGAAGTTTGGTCATTCTTTGGATCCACTCCTTAAGTAACTTTTCCAGAACTACTCCAAAAGACAAATCACAAATGTAATTCTTATGTCAAACTTGTAATTGAAACTGTTGCCCTGGATGAGGACTTCTATTCGAAAGAGGAATCAATCATCCTAGACCAGAGCTCTGCTCATTCTAATCgtaatacagtattttttttttgtctaggaACCATTTGGGTTGGTTCTAGTGGCTGGCTGCCATCTGCCAGTGCTAAAGAGTTGCCATGTGGTCTGTTCCCCACCCTGTTTGCTCCTTTTGAAAATTCAGTGCTAGAAGTTTCATTTAGCatttgctttcctttctttcaGATGGCTTCCAAGAAGCTAAGAAAAGCGTTTGTTTTCATGGCTGCTTTTGTCTTCTTTAGTTTCTGTTTGTTCATCAAGCTGAATCCTACTGGAAGTTGCATCTTCTGTCAAATGGAAGGAGAAGTCAGGCCCTTCAAGAGAGTCGGTGGGGATTTTCTGCATCGGCCAGATACAGATTGCAGTACAAACTCCCCATTCCTGGTCATTCTTGTAACATCAGCTCACGATCAACCAAAGGCTCGAATGGCAATCCGGGAGACATGGGGCAAAGAAAGATTAATAGCCAACAAACGCACAGTGACCTATTTTCTCCTGGGAACAACTCTGAATCAGCAAGACCAGACTGCTATAACTAATGAGCACTGGAAATATGGAGACATCATCCAGAAGGATTTTATAGATAACTATTACAATTTAACATTAAAGACCATGATGGGCATTGAATGGATTAACAAATTCTGCCCACAATCAAACTTTGTGATGAAAACTGACTCTGATATGTTTGTGAATACCTTCTACCTGACTGAGCTCCTTGCAAAGAAAAACAGGAGTACCAGGTTCTTCACGGGTTATCTAAAACAGAATGACCATCCAGTACGGAATATATTTAATAAGTGGTATGTGAGTAAATACGAATACCCGGGAAGCAAGTACCCACCTTTTTGTTCAGGGACTGGCTATGTGATTTCCACAGATGTTGCTGATCAGGTGTATAACATTTCTGAAAGTGTCCCCTTCATCAAGCTGGAGGATGTTTTCATAGGTCTGTGTCTTGCAGAGCTCAATATTAGATGGGAAGAACTCCATTCACAGCAGACGTTCTTTCCAGAAAGACTCTCTTTTTCTACCTGCCGCTTTAAGAAAATCGTGACATGCCATAAGGTCAAGGCCAATGAGCTGCGGACCTTTTGGAATGCACTGGAGAGGTCCAGGAATGAAGAATGTCCAGGAGACTGATACATTTCAGTTCTCAAATAAGATCTAGAAACAGTGCTCAAAACCGAGACAGCAA
This portion of the Tiliqua scincoides isolate rTilSci1 chromosome 3, rTilSci1.hap2, whole genome shotgun sequence genome encodes:
- the B3GALT5 gene encoding beta-1,3-galactosyltransferase 5, which encodes MECNHLLKMASKKLRKAFVFMAAFVFFSFCLFIKLNPTGSCIFCQMEGEVRPFKRVGGDFLHRPDTDCSTNSPFLVILVTSAHDQPKARMAIRETWGKERLIANKRTVTYFLLGTTLNQQDQTAITNEHWKYGDIIQKDFIDNYYNLTLKTMMGIEWINKFCPQSNFVMKTDSDMFVNTFYLTELLAKKNRSTRFFTGYLKQNDHPVRNIFNKWYVSKYEYPGSKYPPFCSGTGYVISTDVADQVYNISESVPFIKLEDVFIGLCLAELNIRWEELHSQQTFFPERLSFSTCRFKKIVTCHKVKANELRTFWNALERSRNEECPGD